A portion of the Candidatus Ruthia endofausta genome contains these proteins:
- a CDS encoding response regulator yields MKIYIIDDHALFRNGLIALLESKQISASAAASPEQGLAEIPSLSVDIILLDLRMPQMSGLEVLKTLKAKNITTPIVMLTTSTQEHDLRNCLKHGAQGYLLKDMDPDELVDALDEVVKGSIVVTQNMTHVLAKALRDELTDNEPSFDSLTSREEEVACQVSSGYSNKVIARELGISDGTVKLHVKSILKKLSLSSRVEVAVMVTQKGYCK; encoded by the coding sequence ATGAAAATCTATATCATTGATGACCATGCCTTGTTTCGTAACGGACTCATTGCCTTGTTAGAATCTAAACAAATTAGTGCTAGTGCGGCTGCCTCGCCAGAACAAGGCTTGGCAGAAATTCCTTCTTTGTCAGTAGATATTATTCTACTAGATTTACGTATGCCACAAATGTCCGGACTTGAAGTATTAAAAACGCTCAAAGCAAAGAACATCACCACGCCAATTGTGATGCTAACCACCAGCACCCAAGAACATGATTTACGTAATTGTCTTAAACATGGCGCTCAAGGTTATTTATTAAAAGATATGGATCCAGATGAGCTGGTTGACGCTTTAGATGAAGTTGTTAAAGGCTCAATTGTTGTTACACAAAATATGACACATGTATTAGCAAAGGCTTTGCGGGATGAATTAACTGATAATGAGCCTTCGTTTGATTCCTTAACCAGCCGAGAAGAAGAAGTCGCTTGTCAAGTATCCAGTGGTTATAGCAATAAAGTCATTGCTAGAGAACTGGGTATTTCCGATGGCACAGTTAAACTCCACGTCAAATCAATTCTTAAAAAACTATCACTCAGCTCACGCGTTGAAGTAGCAGTCATGGTGACACAAAAAGGTTATTGCAAATAG
- a CDS encoding GAF domain-containing sensor histidine kinase, translating to MLSPLLMYEVVLAYTMTNIVDVLLVVLILLVYLGLYLSIRQDFLSPFSDLQNWVDNHKSSQNVRLSDHQRTTFQPVVKAINHLIDENQHLYDDMESILNKQIQRLSKKSASLETLYSVSSKLNKMHSIDELFSHFLDIFINMTGASSGAVRSLSDDGQLHLMATQGVIDKQAQVADVLNADCFCGEVAMASDTYVQFSVHTCAQCVGKKSQAKASVGTIFIPLRYHGKTLGTFNLFFDTSPSLAFDERALLSSIAENIAIALDKARLDAQTKRIELSQERLFLSQEIHDSLAQTIYSLKLQVTVLGNMLKAGKKSDASDKVLSLQSNITQANQELRELMCNFRVPLDPKGIEASLTNLLNRFMSEEGIATYFQVEGRLQVSPEVEMQIMRITQEALSNIRKHAKARNVRVLLLAEPNYQLLIEDDGVGFEKDQNESEVMGNNIGMNIMKERATRIGASIEIESEVDEGTRVIVNFPKLS from the coding sequence TTGCTCTCGCCATTGTTAATGTATGAAGTGGTACTTGCTTATACAATGACTAATATCGTGGATGTGTTGTTGGTTGTCTTAATTCTGTTGGTTTATTTAGGCCTCTACTTGTCCATTCGTCAAGATTTTTTATCACCATTCAGTGATTTGCAAAATTGGGTGGATAATCATAAGTCTAGCCAAAATGTGCGTTTAAGCGATCACCAAAGAACCACGTTTCAACCTGTTGTAAAAGCGATTAATCATTTGATTGATGAAAATCAACATCTATATGATGATATGGAAAGCATCTTAAACAAGCAAATTCAGCGTTTAAGTAAAAAATCTGCCTCTTTAGAGACGCTATATAGTGTGTCATCAAAACTGAATAAAATGCATTCGATTGATGAATTGTTCTCGCACTTTTTAGACATTTTTATTAACATGACTGGCGCCTCATCAGGCGCTGTACGCAGTTTGTCTGATGATGGTCAGCTTCACTTGATGGCAACACAAGGAGTTATTGACAAGCAAGCTCAGGTAGCAGATGTATTGAATGCAGATTGTTTTTGTGGCGAAGTCGCTATGGCAAGTGACACTTATGTGCAATTTAGTGTACATACTTGCGCACAATGCGTCGGTAAAAAATCTCAAGCCAAGGCAAGTGTTGGTACGATATTTATCCCGCTTAGATATCATGGGAAAACACTAGGCACTTTTAATTTATTTTTTGATACATCGCCCTCACTGGCTTTTGATGAGCGTGCACTACTCAGTTCTATTGCTGAAAATATCGCTATTGCACTAGATAAAGCTCGCCTAGATGCCCAAACCAAACGCATAGAATTGTCACAAGAGCGTTTGTTTTTATCACAAGAGATACATGATTCATTGGCCCAAACTATTTACAGTTTAAAACTGCAAGTAACGGTACTTGGGAACATGCTTAAAGCAGGTAAAAAATCTGATGCGAGTGATAAAGTGTTGAGTTTACAATCTAATATTACTCAGGCAAATCAAGAGTTGCGTGAGCTGATGTGTAATTTTCGTGTGCCATTAGACCCTAAAGGGATTGAGGCTTCTTTAACAAATTTACTCAATCGATTTATGTCAGAAGAAGGCATTGCCACTTATTTTCAAGTTGAAGGCAGACTACAAGTATCTCCAGAAGTGGAAATGCAAATTATGCGCATTACTCAAGAGGCGTTGTCTAATATACGCAAACACGCCAAAGCTCGTAATGTACGTGTTCTGCTTTTAGCAGAGCCTAATTATCAATTATTGATTGAGGATGATGGCGTTGGATTTGAAAAAGATCAGAATGAAAGTGAAGTAATGGGGAATAATATTGGCATGAATATTATGAAAGAACGAGCAACAAGAATTGGTGCTAGTATTGAAATTGAATCAGAAGTTGATGAAGGTACACGCGTTATCGTCAACTTCCCGAAACTGTCATGA
- a CDS encoding prevent-host-death protein, translating to MNITANEVKTKGVSVFDDALKQGDEVVINVRGKNKYVVLDIDRYNDFRANGLDILYIQAMQDIKNGDYQIQTAEEHIKYVNDLLE from the coding sequence ATGAATATTACCGCAAACGAAGTAAAGACGAAGGGTGTTTCTGTTTTTGATGACGCCTTAAAACAAGGCGATGAAGTTGTGATTAACGTTCGTGGTAAAAATAAATACGTGGTGTTGGATATTGACCGTTATAATGATTTTAGGGCAAATGGCTTGGATATCCTCTATATCCAAGCCATGCAAGATATTAAGAATGGTGACTATCAAATTCAAACCGCAGAGGAGCATATCAAATATGTTAATGATTTGTTAGAATGA
- a CDS encoding type II toxin-antitoxin system YafQ family toxin — protein MNYQIIATEHYLKKLEKFLKQHSEISLQYKKSIVILSANPRHPSLRNHKLQGQLKQYYSVSINTKYRIVVDFMIKDNTIILIDIGMHNEVY, from the coding sequence ATGAATTATCAAATCATTGCCACTGAACATTATTTAAAAAAGTTAGAAAAATTTCTAAAACAACATTCGGAAATATCTCTACAATACAAGAAGAGTATTGTTATATTGAGTGCAAATCCAAGACACCCATCACTTAGAAACCACAAACTACAAGGACAATTAAAACAATATTACAGTGTTTCTATCAATACGAAATACAGAATTGTGGTTGATTTTATGATCAAGGATAACACAATAATTCTGATTGACATCGGTATGCATAATGAAGTTTATTAA
- a CDS encoding rhodanese-like domain-containing protein has product MDGYQKLVAQALTTVSEVFPWDLEKEIKHNSDLILLDIREQDEFDMMHIKHSIHVPRGILEGACVWNYNDTVPTLAQARDQNIVVICRSGNRSVLAALTMQQMGFTKMCSLKMGIKGWNDNDFEMVNVNHAIVDIDQADKWLNRAVSEDKLTPCKNNVN; this is encoded by the coding sequence ATGGACGGATATCAAAAATTAGTAGCACAAGCACTAACAACAGTAAGTGAAGTGTTTCCATGGGACTTAGAAAAAGAAATTAAGCACAACAGTGATTTAATATTACTAGATATTCGCGAGCAAGATGAATTTGACATGATGCACATTAAACATTCAATTCACGTGCCTAGAGGCATACTTGAGGGGGCTTGTGTTTGGAATTACAATGACACTGTGCCAACATTAGCACAAGCAAGAGACCAAAATATTGTTGTGATTTGTCGCTCAGGTAATCGTAGTGTACTTGCAGCCCTTACCATGCAACAAATGGGCTTTACTAAGATGTGCTCATTAAAAATGGGTATCAAAGGCTGGAACGATAATGATTTTGAAATGGTGAATGTTAATCACGCAATTGTTGATATTGACCAAGCTGATAAATGGCTTAATAGAGCTGTTTCAGAAGATAAATTAACACCTTGTAAAAATAATGTTAATTAA
- the mnmE gene encoding tRNA uridine-5-carboxymethylaminomethyl(34) synthesis GTPase MnmE: MNSSETTICALASSVGKGGIGVVRVSGPLCKVIAKKMLGFVPKPRYAHYGLFFDQENAEIDKGIALFFSKPHSFTGEDILEFQGHGGMSVMRCLLESIISMGAKPAEPGEFLKRAFLNGKMDLVQAEAVADMIDANSKYASKSAFRSLSGVFSSQVNMLTKSIIELRVFVEATIDFSDEEIDFLQFEQVKLKAKGIKQEIETILKSATQGVILREGLNVAIAGKPNVGKSSLLNALTQESSAIVTDIAGTTRDVLKETIHVNGMPLNIIDTAGLHDSHNKVEKEGIKRAYLEIERADVVLMVFDAQDDKLDFSILPKNMDYQFLLLIKNKVDLIGGTIERGVINDIVQLSVSAKHSEGMELLRKELFDIAGLEDFSEGIVLARKRHIIALEASLASIENAIMQLENGAIELMAEDLRFAGQSMGSITGEFSSDDLLGEIFSSFCIGK, from the coding sequence ATGAACAGTAGTGAAACAACAATTTGTGCATTGGCCAGTAGCGTTGGCAAAGGAGGCATTGGCGTAGTGCGTGTATCAGGGCCATTATGCAAAGTTATTGCAAAGAAAATGCTTGGCTTTGTTCCCAAGCCGCGTTATGCGCATTATGGTTTATTTTTTGACCAAGAAAATGCTGAGATAGACAAAGGCATTGCTCTTTTTTTTTCTAAGCCGCATTCATTTACAGGCGAAGATATATTAGAATTTCAAGGGCATGGCGGCATGAGTGTGATGCGTTGTTTATTAGAATCTATTATATCAATGGGTGCTAAACCAGCTGAGCCAGGTGAATTTTTAAAACGCGCTTTTTTAAACGGAAAAATGGACTTGGTGCAAGCAGAAGCGGTGGCAGATATGATTGATGCCAACTCAAAATATGCCTCTAAATCAGCATTTAGGTCTTTATCAGGCGTGTTTTCTAGTCAAGTTAACATGCTTACCAAGTCTATTATTGAACTTAGAGTTTTTGTTGAAGCGACCATTGATTTTTCGGATGAGGAAATTGATTTTTTACAATTTGAGCAAGTTAAACTTAAAGCAAAAGGCATTAAACAGGAGATTGAAACCATTTTAAAATCTGCCACACAAGGTGTTATTTTAAGAGAAGGATTAAATGTTGCCATTGCTGGTAAGCCTAATGTTGGTAAGTCTTCGTTGCTGAATGCGCTCACACAAGAATCCAGCGCTATTGTGACTGATATTGCAGGTACAACGCGTGATGTGTTAAAAGAAACCATTCATGTAAATGGCATGCCACTTAATATTATTGATACAGCAGGTCTGCATGATAGTCATAATAAGGTAGAAAAAGAAGGCATCAAAAGAGCGTATTTGGAGATTGAGCGTGCTGATGTGGTGCTGATGGTGTTTGATGCGCAAGATGATAAGCTAGATTTTTCCATATTGCCTAAAAATATGGATTATCAGTTCTTATTACTAATTAAAAATAAAGTGGACTTAATAGGCGGCACTATTGAAAGAGGCGTGATTAATGATATTGTTCAATTGTCAGTTTCAGCCAAGCATTCAGAAGGCATGGAGCTGTTACGAAAAGAGTTGTTTGATATTGCAGGATTAGAAGATTTTTCAGAAGGGATTGTGCTTGCCAGAAAACGTCATATTATTGCCCTAGAAGCATCATTAGCATCTATTGAAAATGCCATTATGCAATTAGAAAATGGTGCAATAGAGCTAATGGCTGAAGATTTACGCTTTGCTGGTCAATCTATGGGTAGTATTACTGGTGAGTTTTCATCGGATGATTTACTTGGTGAAATATTTTCTTCTTTTTGTATTGGAAAATAA